One region of Micromonospora lupini genomic DNA includes:
- a CDS encoding PaaI family thioesterase, whose translation MPDLTGGFVALLGLKFEEATADQVVISWQVRPELHQPFGIQHGGVYCSVVETAASVGGSLWLADRGTVVGVSNQTDFLRAVRDGELRAVGTPVHRGRSQQLWQVEITDADGRLVARGQVRLQNLSRD comes from the coding sequence ATGCCGGATCTGACGGGTGGTTTCGTCGCCCTGCTCGGCCTGAAGTTCGAGGAGGCGACAGCCGACCAGGTGGTCATCAGCTGGCAGGTCCGCCCGGAGCTGCACCAGCCGTTCGGCATCCAGCACGGCGGCGTGTACTGCTCCGTGGTGGAGACCGCTGCCAGCGTCGGGGGGTCGCTCTGGCTGGCCGACCGCGGCACTGTCGTCGGGGTGTCGAACCAGACCGACTTCCTGCGCGCCGTCCGCGACGGTGAACTGCGGGCGGTCGGCACGCCCGTGCACAGGGGTCGCAGCCAGCAGCTCTGGCAGGTGGAGATCACCGACGCCGACGGGCGGCTGGTCGCCCGTGGTCAGGTCCGGCTGCAGAACCTGTCCCGGGACTGA
- a CDS encoding hemolysin family protein translates to MQSYGSQLALVGILVVINALFAGSEMALVSLRDSQIQRLERTSRAGRVLARLAKDPNRFLATIQIGITLAGFLASAAAAVSLAKPLVPLLGMFGNAAGTVAIVVVTLALTFVTLVFGELAPKRIAMQSAERWALLVARPLDLLASLTRPAVWALGATSDLVVRLVGLNPKHQPEEIGPDELRDIVAGNHGFTKEQRTIIAGAVEIADRRLRAVLVPRLQVFTLDSGTTAEAARLVLAATGHSRAPVVRHGGLDDTAGVIHLRDLVGVPDDRPVDEIARPPMLLPDSLPVVDALRQFKAERQHIALVVDERGAVDGIVTLEDILEEIVGEIYDETDRDGYSVRREPDGTVVLPGTFPVHDLPDIGVELPSRPAGDYTTVAGLVLARLGHIPTVAGEDVTLDGWVLTVADIDHRAITEVRLSQLSTDDADDNGDDADQAVQPVLDEARS, encoded by the coding sequence TACGGGAGCCAACTGGCCCTGGTCGGGATCCTGGTCGTCATCAACGCGCTCTTCGCCGGCAGTGAGATGGCGTTGGTGTCGCTGCGGGACAGCCAGATCCAGCGGTTGGAGCGCACCAGCCGGGCCGGACGGGTGCTGGCCCGGCTCGCCAAGGACCCGAACCGCTTCCTCGCCACCATCCAGATCGGCATCACCCTCGCCGGCTTCCTGGCCTCCGCCGCCGCGGCGGTCTCCCTGGCCAAGCCCCTCGTTCCGCTGCTCGGGATGTTCGGGAACGCCGCCGGGACGGTGGCCATCGTGGTGGTCACCCTCGCGCTGACCTTCGTCACCCTGGTCTTCGGCGAGCTGGCCCCCAAGCGGATCGCCATGCAGTCCGCCGAGCGGTGGGCGCTGCTTGTGGCCCGCCCGCTCGACCTGCTCGCCAGTCTCACCCGCCCGGCCGTCTGGGCCCTCGGCGCCACAAGCGACCTGGTCGTACGCCTGGTCGGGCTCAACCCGAAGCACCAGCCGGAGGAGATCGGCCCGGACGAGCTGCGTGACATCGTCGCGGGCAACCACGGGTTCACCAAGGAGCAGCGCACCATCATCGCGGGCGCCGTGGAGATCGCCGACAGGCGGTTGCGGGCTGTGCTCGTACCCCGATTGCAGGTTTTCACGCTCGACAGCGGGACCACCGCGGAGGCCGCGCGGCTCGTGCTGGCCGCCACCGGGCACTCCCGGGCGCCGGTGGTGCGTCACGGCGGCCTGGACGACACCGCCGGTGTGATCCACCTGCGGGACCTGGTCGGCGTGCCCGACGACCGGCCGGTCGACGAGATCGCCCGGCCGCCGATGCTGCTGCCCGACTCGCTGCCGGTGGTGGACGCGCTGCGTCAGTTCAAGGCCGAGCGTCAGCACATCGCGCTCGTCGTGGACGAGCGCGGCGCGGTCGACGGCATCGTGACGCTTGAGGACATCCTGGAGGAGATCGTCGGGGAGATCTACGACGAGACCGACCGGGACGGTTACTCGGTGCGCCGCGAGCCGGACGGCACCGTGGTGCTGCCCGGCACCTTCCCGGTGCACGACCTTCCGGACATCGGCGTCGAGCTGCCCTCGCGGCCGGCCGGTGACTACACCACTGTCGCCGGGCTGGTCCTGGCCCGCCTCGGGCACATCCCCACCGTCGCCGGTGAGGACGTCACCCTGGACGGCTGGGTGCTGACGGTGGCCGACATCGACCACCGGGCCATCACCGAGGTACGCCTGAGCCAGCTCTCCACCGACGACGCCGACGACAACGGTGACGACGCCGACCAGGCCGTCCAGCCGGTGCTGGACGAGGCTCGCAGCTGA